The Halalkalicoccus sp. NIPERK01 region GATCGTGTCTGCGACGCTCTCGCCCGTTTTGGGGTCGACCTCGTTTGCGGCGTGGACCGGTAAATCCTCGAACAGCCGGTAGGCGTTGCCCAGCCCGTCGAGGTGGTCGAAGTGGATGTGGCTGATGACCATCGCGTCGGGCAGGGGCACGTCCTGCGTGAGGAACTGGTACCGGAAGTCGGGGCTGGCGTCGACCAGCAGCGACTCGCCGGTCTCCTCGTTGGTGACGTGGACCGAGAAGCGACTGCGCTCGACGCCGAGGTCGCGCGCGCGCTCGCAGGTGTCACACGCACAGCCCGGCGTCGGCGTCCCCGTGGTATCGCCGGTCCCCAACAGCGTCACTTCCATCAGTGGTCGTGATCGTGGCCGTCGCTCGGCGAGCCACCGGCGACCAGCGCCTCGTGGTCGCCCTCGATCATGTCGAGGTCCTTCAGGGTGTCGCGCTCCTCGAAGTCCGCGACCGCGTCGAGGAGGTCGCGCTGGGTCAGCGTGCGGCGGTTCTCGGTCAGCGCCTCCAACACCGCCTCGCGGAGCACCATCCGGAGGTCGCTCCCCGTGAGTCCCTCGGTCTCGGCGGCGATCTCCCCGGGGTCGAACCCGGTGATGTCCATCTCGCGGGTGATCACCGAGAAGATGTCCGCGCGCATCGCCTCGTCGGGCTTGGGGAAGTTGACGATCTCGTCGAAGCGCCGCCACGCCGCGGCGTCCAGTTGGTCGGGGTGGTTGGTCGCCCCGATGAGAAGCACGTCGTCCTGGATCAGGCTCACCTCGTCGATCGATTTGAGCAGCGTGTTCACGGCGCGCTTGATCGCGGCGTGTTCGTCCGAGCGGCGGGTTTTCGCGACGAAGTCGAACTCGTCGATGAAGAGGATACAGGGAGACAGGCGTTTCGCGACCTCGAAGACCTTGTCGACGTTTTTGGCCGTCTCCCCGAGGTACTGGCTCGTGATCATCGAGAGTTTGACCTCGACGAACGGGAGGTCGAGATCGTGGGCGAGCGCGCGCGAGGTGGTCGTCTTGCCCGTTCCGGGCGGCCCGACGAACAGGAGTTTGCCGATCTCTCGCAGGCCGATCTCCGCGAGGTAGTCGCGGTGCTCGATGGCCTTGACGATCTTCTCGATCTCGGCCTCCTGCTGGGCGGTCAGCACGAGGTCCTCGAGCGTCATCTCGATCTCCTCGGGCGCGCGGATGTCGACGAGGTCGAGCATCTCCGCCTCCTCCTCGTCGTCGGGATCGAAGTAGGTCGAAAGCAGGTTGTCGATCCAGACGCGGTCGGCCTGGATCGGGCGGGCGTTCTCGCGTGCGCGCTCGTAGTCGACGGGTACGTCGATCTCCCGGCCCTCGTAGAACCCCGAGAGCGTCGGGTTCTCCGCGAGTCGCCCCTCGTCGGTCCGCTTCGCGAACCAGTCGGCGGCCAGGTCGGGATCCGAGAGCGTCAGTTCGCCCGAGAACTCCGCCCGCTGGGTGAAAAGCAGGTCCGAGACCGCCTCCCACGGCTCGTCGACGCCCGTGGCCTCCCGGGCGTTCTCCTCGGTCACCGAGAGCGGCCGCTCGATCGTCCCGCCCTCCCAGAACACCTTCCGGTACTCTGCGGGGAGGTCGTTCTCGTCGAAGCGCCGGTCGGTGCTGTAGGCGTGGGCCGTCAGTAGAAACTCGACCACCGAAAGCGCCGAATTACTCATTCCCAACACAGTTATCACCCTGGATTCTTAACGCCATCGACATCTGTTTCCGGGAGCGACCGCGCGGATATACCGTCGGTGACGATACGAACTACCGTCGAATACGTCGAGCAGGACCTCGAATCGGT contains the following coding sequences:
- a CDS encoding ATP-binding protein, producing MSNSALSVVEFLLTAHAYSTDRRFDENDLPAEYRKVFWEGGTIERPLSVTEENAREATGVDEPWEAVSDLLFTQRAEFSGELTLSDPDLAADWFAKRTDEGRLAENPTLSGFYEGREIDVPVDYERARENARPIQADRVWIDNLLSTYFDPDDEEEAEMLDLVDIRAPEEIEMTLEDLVLTAQQEAEIEKIVKAIEHRDYLAEIGLREIGKLLFVGPPGTGKTTTSRALAHDLDLPFVEVKLSMITSQYLGETAKNVDKVFEVAKRLSPCILFIDEFDFVAKTRRSDEHAAIKRAVNTLLKSIDEVSLIQDDVLLIGATNHPDQLDAAAWRRFDEIVNFPKPDEAMRADIFSVITREMDITGFDPGEIAAETEGLTGSDLRMVLREAVLEALTENRRTLTQRDLLDAVADFEERDTLKDLDMIEGDHEALVAGGSPSDGHDHDH